The nucleotide sequence GGCGCAGCTTGGTCAGGCCGGCGTCGCCGAGCCCGGTGACGACCGTCTCGCCGATCGCGACCTGGCCGCGTGTCACCGAGTCGAGCCCCGCCAGGCAGTGCATCAGCGTGGACTTGCCGGACCCGGACGGGCCCATGATCGCGGTGAACCGGCCCCGCTCGAACTCCGCGCTGACCCCCCGCAGCGCGACCACCTGGGCCTCACCCGAGCCATACACCTTCCACACGTCGGTGGCACGGGCCGCCACATGGGTGTCGCGGGCTACCGTCGTCGTCACTGTTTCCCCCTCGTTGCGATCCTCGTCCGGGCGGAACCCGGGCGCAGGGAAGCTGGTCCGGCCGGACGCTTGGACCGGCCGGCAGCATCCATGTTCGGGGCCGCGGAGCGCGGAATCGTCCGCCCCCGGGGGAACTCCAAACCCACCTTTGGATGCGGGCCGTCCCCGATGCGCGCTCAGGGTTGCCCCTGACACGTGCGATGCGGGCCATGCCCAAACACCGCACCGCGGGGTTGCCCCTGAGCGCGCTCGCACATATGGCCTCTGGCGAGGCCATCCCCCGAATGCCGCTGAGCCTGATGATTCGCTCGCTCATGTCGGAACCCACGCTAGGACACGAAAAGGCCCGCGCCGTCGTGCTTGCGGAGACTCTTCGGGTACGACCGGCGTGGTGCACGGCGGTGCCGGCGTCCCCCTGGAGGAGTACGCGCCCTAGGCGCCGGGGCGGACGAGACCCGTCTCGTAGGCGAGCACGACCGCCTGCACGCGGTCGCGGAGGCCGAGCTTCGTGAGCACGTGCCCCACGTGTGTCTTGATTGTGGTCTCGCTCACCGAGAGCGCGCCGGCGATCTCCGCATTGGACAGCCCGCGCGCCACCTGGATGAGCACCTCGCGCTCCCGCTCGGTCAGCGAGTCCAGCGCCTTCGGCGGGGTGGAGGAGGGGTCGGGCAGGCTGTCCGCGAACCGGTCCAGCAGCCGCTTGAGGATCCGCGGCGCCACCACCGCCTCGCCGGCCGCCACCGTGCGGATCGCGGTCACCAGGTCTTCGGCGGGCACGTCCTTGGCCAGGAAGCCGCTCGCGCCGGCGCGCAGCGCGCCCACCACGTACTCGTCGAGGTCGAAGGTCGTGAGGATGAGGACCCGCACCGGCAGGCGGGCGTCGACGATCGCGCGGGTCGCGGCCACCCCGTCGAGGCGGGGCATGCGGATGTCCATCAGCACCACGTCGGGCAGCAGCCGGCGGGCCAGGTCGACCGCCTCGGAGCCGTCACCGGCCTCGCCGACGATGTCCAGGTCGTCCTCGGCGCCCAGCACCATGCGGAACCCGGTCCGCAGCAGTGGCTGGTCGTCGGCGAGCAGGATCCGCACCGGCCGTTCCTGAGTCACGCTGGTCCCCCCTGGTTCACGACTGTTCCATCGGGATCTTCGCGTACACCCGGAAGCCGCCGCCCGGCCGGGGCCCGGTGCGCAACGTACCGCCGTACAGCGCGACCCGCTCGCGCATGCCGACGAGCCCGTGGCCCACGGCCTGGTCGGAGCCGGGCGCGGGGCCGCGGCCGGTGTCGAAGACCTCGACGATCAGCCAGTACACGCCGAAGCTGAGCCGCACGTGCGCGGTCGCGTTGCCGGCGTGCTTGAGCGCGTTGGTGAGCGCCTCCTGCACGATCCGGAAGATCGCGAGGGCCACCCCGGAGTCGAGCGGGCCGGGCGTGCCGTCGACCCGGAGCGCGACCGGCAGCCCCGCCTCGCGCACCTGCTCCACCAGCGCCTCGATACCGGCAAGGCCCGGCTGCGGGGACAGCTCGGCGGCCGGCTCGGCGTCGGTGCGCAGCACGTCGAGCAGGCGGCGCATCTCGCGCAGCGTGGCCCGGCTGGTGTCCTCGATGGTGGCGAGCGCCTCGTCGGCCGCGTCGGCGTCGCGCTTCAGCACGCGGCGGGCGCCGGTCGCCAGTACCCCCATCACGCTGACGTGGTGGGCGACCATGTCGTGGAGCTCGCGCGCGATGCGGCGGCGCTCGTCGCCGACGGCCTGCTCGGCCAGGGCCCGCTGGTTTTGCTCGGCGGCCCGGGCCCGCTCCTCCAGGGCGAGGATCGAGGTGCGGCGGGCGTGCACGGTGCGCCCGACGAGGAAGCACACCATGGCCATGAGGCCGTTGAGGAACGCGATGTAGAAGGCCGACATGTCGGTGGGGCGCAGGTCGGCCGGCGTGACCGCGTTGAGCAGGAAGACCGGCAGCCACAGCAGGGCCGCGGTCGGTGCCGCGCGCCGCAGGGGGAACTCGGCCGCGACGGTGTACGTGACCAGCAGGATCGCGATCACCATCGTGAGCGGCTGGTGCCGGGTGACGATCGAGGAGGCGAGCGAGGCGAGCACGACCCACACGGCCGTCCAGGTGGCGACCCGGCGCAGCACCAGCGCCACGCACCCGGCGAGGCTCCAGCCGATGGTCGCCGACCAGCCCGCCGTGCGCATGTCCGGCGGCCCGAACGCGGTGAGCACCATCTCCACCAGGACCACGGCGACGGCCAGCAGCGCGTCGAACCCGAGGGCGCGCCGCCCGGCCGGCTCCAGGCGCAGCCGCTCGCGCCAGCCGTCCACCAGGGAGCGGCCGACGGTCGGAGCGTCCGCACGAGCCATGCCTACCCCGCTCCGCCGTCGTGCGCGGCGTCCGTGGCCTCGCACCTGCATCCAACGAAGACGCTGCGCCGCGCTTCGCGCTGCTCCACGTCTCCGCCGGGGCCCGCTCTCCCGCTCATGTATGGAAGTTATCCGCTGCGGGACGCTTCTCCTTCGTCGCCCGCGGTGAGCCGGTCATCCTCCTGTGGGATGAGGGCACCGTCGACCGCCTGCTCCTCGCGCTCGGGGAACGGCGGCGGAGTGCCGCCGAAGGCCGGGCAGAGCGACTGGTGGCTGCACCAGTCGCAGAGCCGGCTCGGCTTGGGGCGGAAGTCGCGCTCCGCGGTGGCCCGGTCGATCGCCTGCCACAGCGCGAGCAGCGTGCGCTCGAAGCGCACCAGCTCCTCGGGGTCGGGCGCGTAGTCGCAGATCTCGCGGTCGCGCAGGTAGAGCAGGCGCAGGATGCGCGGCACGACGCCCCGCGTGCGCCACAGCACGAGCGCGTAGAACTTGAGCTGGAAGAGCGCCCGCGCCTCGAACGCCTCGCGCGGCGCGCCTCCGGTCTTGTAGTCGACCACCCGCAGGTCGCCGGCGGGGGAGACGTCGAGGCGGTCCACGTATCCCCGGATGAGCAGCCGCTCGTCGACCACCGCGGAGATCAGGCTCTCCCGCTCGGCCGGCTCCAGCCGGCTCGGGTCCTCGACCGCGAAGTAGCCCTCCAGCAGCTCGCCGGCCGATGCCAGGAACGCCTCCCGCTCGGTGTCGGTCAGCAGGTCGCCCAGCGGCGGCGCCTCATCGACCAGCCGCTCCCACTGCGGGGTGACGAGGCCGGTCGCGGCGGCGTGGGTGCGCTCGCCCGGCGGCAGGTCGAACAGCCGCTCCAGCACCGCGTGGACCAGCGTGCCCCGGGCCTGGTCGCGGGTGGGCTGCTCGGGCAGCCGGTCGATCGTGCGAAACCGGTAGAGCAGGGGACATGTCTTGAAGTCGGCCGCCCGGGAGGGGGAGAGGCTCGGCAGCACCGGCTCCTGGGCGACCTCGCCCACATCCCCGACCTCGCCCAGCTCCGCGACCGTCATGCACCGAAGGCTATGGCACGGGTACGACATCGTGGCGCAGCGGCGCCCCGTGTGTGCCCACTAAGGCGGTCTCGCCGCACGCTCGGCAACCCGTAGCATCGAGGGGTGGAGGATCGCGCGCGGCAGGACCGGACCGACCGCCGACCGGGTCTGGCCGTGGGCCGGGTGCTGGGCGTCCCGCTGTACCTGAATGCCTCCATGCTGCTGCTCGCCGTGCTCGTGACCGTGATCTACGGCGAGTTCGTGCGGCGCGAGCTGGCTCTGTCCCAGGCCGCGGGGTACGCGATCGGCTTCGGTTTCGTGGTCTGCTTACTCGGATCGGTACTCCTGCACGAACTCGGCCACGCGCTGACGGCGCGCCGGTACGGTATCGGCGTGCGCGGCATCACACTGGAGCTTCTCGGTGGCTACACCGAGATGGACCGCGACGCGCCCAGCCCCAAGGTCGACCTGTACGTCTCGCTGGCCGGGCCGGCCGTGTCGCTGGTGCTCGGCGTGGTGGCCACGGTGGCGACGCTCGCGCTGCCCGACCGCACGCTCGTCAACCAGCTCGCCTTCCAGCTCGCGGTGAGCAACATCGTCGTGGCCGTGTTCAACTCGCTGCCCGGCCTGCCGCTCGACGGCGGGCGGGCGCTCCGCGCGGCGGTGTGGGCGATCTCCAACGACCGCCACCTGGGCACCGAGGTCGCCGGGTGGGTGGGCCGTGCGGTCGCCATCGCCACCGCCGCGGCTGTCGCGCTGCTCACGGCGGTGGGGGTGCTGTCCACGTTCGGGCTGGTGTTCATGCTGCTCGTGGCGTTCACGATGTGGCAGGGCGCCGGGCAGGCGATCCGGGTGGCCCGGATCAGCCGCCGCTTCCCGCTCATCGACGTGGCCCGCCTGGCCCGCCCGGTCTTCGCCGTGCCCACCGGCACCCCGCTCGCCGAGGCGCAGCGCCGCGGCACCGACGCCGGCCGCGCCGGTGCGTCGATCGGCGTGTCCGACTCCGCCGGCCGCCTCGTCGCGCTGGTCGACCGGGCCGCCGCGGCGGCCGTCCCGGCCGAGCGCCGCCCCTGGGTCGCCGTCGACACGGTGGCCCGCGGCATCGACGGCATTCACACGATCCCGGTCGGCACGAGCGGCGAGCAGGTGATCAAGGCGGTCCAGGCGCACCCCGGCGCGCAGTACCTCGTGACCGCGGGCGACGATGTCGTCGGCGTGCTCCACGTCGCCGACCTCGCCCAGCTGTTGGAACCCAACCGGAAGTTGAACACGTGACCGCCGCGATCTCCGACGACGTCGACTCCGTGCCCGCCCACCGCGGGCCTTTCCGCCCTGGTGACCGGGTGCAGCTCACCGATCCCAAGGGCCGGATGCACACGATCGTGCTGGAGCCGGGGCGCTCGTTCCACACCCACCGCGGCGCGCTGGAGCACGACGCGCTGATCGGCCTCCCGGACGGCAGCGTGGTGACCTCCAGCGGCGGCACGGCGTACCTGGCGCTGCGCCCCCTGCTCTCCGACTACGTGCTGTCGATGCCGCGCGGCGCCCAGGTGATCTACCCGAAGGACGCGGCGCAGATCGTCGCGATGGGCGACATCTTCCCGGGTGCGAAGGTCCTGGAGGCCGGCGCGGGCTCGGGCGCGCTGTCGTGTTCGCTGCTGCGCGCGGTGGGGACCGCCGGCGAGCTTCACTCCTGGGAGGTACGGGACGACTTCGCCGCTATCGCCCGAAAGAACGTCGAGGCGTTCTTCGGTGGTCCCCACCCAGCGTGGAATCTGCACCTCGGTGACGTTGTGGAATGCCGCGAAACCGGCTTCGACCGGATAATCCTCGACATGCTCACCCCGTGGGAGGCGCTCGACCTGGTGGAGCGGTCGCTCGTGCCCGGCGGCGTCTTCATCGGGTACGTGGCGACCGTTCCCCAGCTCTCCGAGCTCGTCGAGGCGCTGCGCGAGCGCGGCTGCTTCACCGAACCGCGGGCCTGGGAGAGCCTCGTGCGCGACTGGCACGCCGACGGGCTCGCCGTGCGCCCCGACCACCGGATGATCGCCCACACCGCGTTCCTGGTCTCGACGCGCCGCCTCGCGCCCGGGGTGACCGCCCCGCCGCGGCGCCGGAAGCCGAGCAAGGGCGCCGAGGCGTACGCGGCTCGAAAGGCAGCGGCCGCCGCGCCCCCGGCGCCACGGGGTGAGGAGGCCGACACGAGTGGCTAGACCGGCGTTCGGAGGTGGTGAGCTGCCCGCGGTCTTTCCCGACTGGTCGCCGTACCAGGACCTGGACTCGGCGGCTCGGGTCTACCTGCGCGACCCTGACGTGGCCCTGGAGGCCCTCGGCGGGGTGCTGCGCGGTGCCACGGTGCTCGGTTTCACGCTCGAACGCTTCGTCAACGAGGTCAACGGCGTCTGGCAGGAGGTCGTGGTCTGCGACGGCAGCCGCCTCATCCTGTGGCACGGCGAGGACGTGGCACCCGGCGACGGGCCGCCCGGCTCGATGACCTCGTCGCTGCGCGTCGTGCCGCTCTCCACGGTCACCGAGGTGGGCTGCCGCCGCCGGCTGACCCGCACCGCCACCGGGCAGGTGCGGGTCGACAGCATCGACGTGTACCTGCTGCTCAGCTCCCTCGACGAGGCCGGGCCCAACCCCGCCGCGCCCGCGGAGGAGCAGGCCAACTCGGTACGCCACGACGCGCTCCGCTTCGGCAAGACCCTCGACGACGGCGGAGCGGGACAAATCACCCGTCTGGAGGAGTTCGCCCGACTCGTCGCGTCGATGGTCGGACGCCCGACACTTTGAGGAATGCACCGCTGTTCGGCGGGCATTACCAGTGCTGCTCACCCGCCCGTACAGATCAAGAGTCAGTGACGAGGGTGTTGCGTAGGTTCGATTGGCCGTAACACCAGTTAGTGTTATGGCAGTACGTTCAAGCCCCCGGGGAGGTGGGACGTGGCACGCAGCGACGACGCGGACTCGCGCGCCGCACGGTGGGAGAAGGAGGCCCACGATCTCTCCACTCAGGTCGCGTTCCTTCAAGAGGAACTCGCTCTGGTGCGGCGCAAGCTGACCGAAAGCCCACGACACGTCCGGCAGCTCGAGGAGCGGCTAGCGGCAACGCAGGCGCAGCTGGCCCGACTGACCGAAAACAACGAGCGGCTCGTGAGCACTCTGAAAGAGGCTCGAGCCCAGATCGTGACGCTCAAGGAAGAGATCGACCGCCTGGCGCAGCCGCCCAGCGGCTACGGCGTCTTCCTGGCCAAGCACGACGACGGCACCGTCGACGTCTTCACCGGCGGACGGAAGCTCAGGGTGGCGGTGTCCCCGTCACTCGACGTCGACGAGCTGCGCCGTGGGCAGGAGGTCCTGCTCAACGACGCGCTCAACATCGTCGACGCGTTCGGGTACGAGCGGGTCGGCGAAGTGGTCATGCTCAAGGAGGTGCTGGAGCACCCTGCCGGCGGTCCGGGTGACCGGGCGCTGGTGGTGTCCCACGCCGACGAGGAGCGGATCGTGCACCTCGCCGAGACGCTGATCGGCTCGCCGCTGCGCGCGGGTGACTCGCTCATGATCGAGCCCCGCTCGGCGTACGCGTACGAGCGGATCCCGAAGAGCGAGGTCGAGGAGCTCGTGCTGGAGGAGGTGCCCGACGTCGGATACGAGGACATCGGCGGCCTGCACTCCCAGATCGAGCAGATCCGCGACGCGGTCGAGCTGCCGTTCCTGCACTCCGACCTCTTCCGGGAGCACCAGCTGCGCCCGCCGAAGGGCATCCTGCTCTACGGCCCGCCCGGCTGCGGTAAGACCATGATCGCCAAGGCGGTGGCCAACTCGCTGGCCAAGAAGATCGCCGAGGGCCGTGGCGAGGAGAAGCACACCAGCTACTTCCTCAACATCAAGGGCCCTGAGCTGCTCAACAAGTACGTGGGTGAGACCGAGCGGCACATCCGGCTGATCTTCCAGCGCGCCCGCGAGAAGGCGGGCGAGGGCACGCCGGTCATCGTGTTCTTCGACGAGATGGACTCCGTGTTCCGCACCCGCGGCTCCGGCGTCTCCTCCGACGTGGAAAACACGATCGTCCCGCAGCTGCTCAGCGAGATCGACGGCGTCGAGGGGCTCGAAAACGTCATCGTGATCGGCGCCTCCAACCGCGAGGACATGATCGACCCCGCGATCCTCCGCCCAGGCCGCCTGGACGTGAAGATCAAGATCGAGCGCCCGGACGCCGAGGCCGCGAAGGACATCTTCTCGAAGTACATCCTGACCGGCCTCCCACTGCACCCCGACGACCTCACCGAGCACGGCGGCGACGCCCAGGCCACGGTGGGGGCAATGATCGAGGCGGTCGTCCTCCGCATGTACTCGGAGACCGAGGAGAACCGCTTCCTCGAGGTGACGTACGCCAACGGCGACAAGGAGGTCCTGTACTTCAAGGACTTCAACTCCGGCGCCATGATTCAGAACATCGTCGACCGCGGCAAGAAGATGGCCATCAAGGAGTTCCTCTCCTCGGGCCGCAAGGGCCTGCGCCTGCAGCACCTGCTGGACGCGTGCGTCGACGAGTTCCGCGAAAACGAGGACCTGCCGAACACCACCAACCCGGACGACTGGGCCCGCATCTCCGGCAAGAAGGGCGAGCGGATCGTGTACATCCGCACGCTCGTCTCCGGCGGCAAGGGCGCCGAGGCCGGCCGCTCCATCGACACGGTCAGCAACACCGGCCAGTACCTGTAACGCCAGCAACGTCAAGGGCCCCGCACGCTCCGGCGCGCGGGGCCCTGCCACGTCCGCACGCACCACCTCCGCCCAGGACCAAAAGCCCGAAGAAACGCGAGCTACCGCGACGTCCGCCGTGGTCCGGACCGTTGCTCCCGCGGCCTCACCCTCCGCCGCTGGTCCCGCTCTCGACGACCCGCCCGAGCACGCGAGCCACCGAGGCCCGACCGCAGCCCGCTGTCCGCACGTGGGGCTGGCCGCTCTTCGGCGAGGTCGCAGCCGTCCACTCGTGCGGTGTCGCCGCGCCGTCCGGTGGGTCGCTCGGCCGCCGGCGGCCTCGGCGCTCGTCCTGGCGAGGGTCGCGCGCCGCCGGTAGCGGTCTGTGCGGTCCCGTGCTCCATAAGCCCGCCACCGCTCGCCACCCACGGTCTCGCCGTCCAGCACGGCTAGGCGGCCGAGTCCTCACGGTGCCGCGCAGCGAGATGGCGGCCGCCTCCCGCCGGGGACCTCATCCCGCCGAGGCTCGCCCGTAGGCCGCGATTTCTGCCGGCCTGGGGTGCTCTCGACTTTCGGAGTAAGGATCGCTTGCCGTGCGACAGCCTCCGGTGTCCTCCCAGCTCACGGTGCCCGCGCCGCAGTGGCAAGCTTTACGGGTAAGGCATTGACCAGGCAAGATGCAAGATCCACCTGTCCGATCTTCCCCGCCCGTGCTTCTGCAGATCTTCGAGGCGGGAGTGCGCGAGTCCGCCCTCGTCGCGGTCGGTGACTGTCAATCAGGTGCCGGCGGTGTGAGCTTCGAGATCTTGGTGAGTTTGCGCGCCATTTCGACGCCAACTTGCCAAGATCTGCCGGAGTGGGCTCCTGGGTTGAGCTGGCGACCACGGAGGGTGAGGTGGTGACCCGCGAAAGGACTCCAGACGACGAAACTCCGAAAGTCGAGGGTGCTCCTCCTGGCAAGATCGCAAGCCGCCCAGCCGTGGCGTCGCCGCTCCCGCCTGGCGAGGTCGCCCGCCGTGCGATTTGACTCAGCCGTTGATGGCGTCTGTGCGGGCCAAGTGCTCTTCCTGGCGAGTTTGCAGTCTGGGGTCGTGCCTCGGCCGTCGGTGGCAAGGGTGCTTCTTGGCGACACGAGGTCGCTCGCCGGGCCGCTCCTCCCGCCGCCAAGCTCATCCGGCCGAGCCTCGACCTGCGGCCTGGATGCTCGTCGTGGCGAGGTACGCACCGTCCGGTCGTTGCCGGGCCGACCGTGGCGGTCTGTGTGGGTCCGGTGCCGCTCCCAGCGCGGAACATCCGGGCGGCGACGGCTCAACCGTCCGCCGCGGTTGGTGTGGAGTCGAGGTCCGCGCCGTCCGGTCGTGGCGGCGCGGCGAAGTGCCATGCCAGCTCGACCCACGTCGCGGCGGGCGGCCGAGGGGCAATTCCGGGGGTGAGGGTGACCAGCGGCGCAGGGTGAGGCCGCGGGAGCAACGGTCCGGACCACGACGAGCGTCGCGGTAGCCCGATGTCAGATCTGGCCCTTGAAGTCGTGGACGCCGAGCAACCGATGTGCCTGCGGCGGACGGCCGGGCTAGCCGGCCTCGGTGGTGGGGGAGGGGCGTTGCTGGAAGGCGGGCAGCAGCCCCTTCGCGACCCGGTCGAGGAGCACCGCCACCGCGACCACCAGGGCGGGCAGCATCGGGATCTCGTAGCGGAACATGGTCCAGAACGGGGCGATCAGGAAGATGCCGGTGGCGCCGACCCAGGCGGACAGGACCAGCCATGGCACCACCGTGCGCCAGGCGACCACGCTGGCGATGATCGACAGGACCAGCAGGAGCACCAGCGGCCAGCTGGAGAGCACGGTCGTGGCTTCCTTGGACAGTGCGGTGGGCACGGTCTCGCGGTACCACGGCATCGCCTCGCCGAGCGTGCGGGCGCGGCCGCCGGTCATGCTGTAGAAGTGGTCGGTGCTGCTCAGCGGCGCGCTCACCAGCTTGCTCCAGATGGCGCCGGCCACCACGCCGGCCGCGGCGCCGGCGGCGGCCGCGGTCCACGAGCGCCAGCGGGCGCGGTCGCGCCACATCGCCCAGATCCATACCGCCGCCACCGTGGCCACCGTGTAGGGCGTGATGACGCGTGCGGTCCCCACCAGGAACGCGGTCAGTGCCAGGCCGGCCACCGTCCACCTGGTCGCCGGCTTGCGCCAGGGCAGCAGCAGGAGCAGTGCGGTGTGCAGCATCAGCGCGAGCGAGTCGGTCAGGCCGCCGACGCACCACTTGGCGATCAGCGGCGAGCAGACGGCGAGCACGCCCGCGGCGGCCGAGGCGGGCACGGAGGCGTGGATGGTGGCCAGGCGGTAGATCAGGAACATCGCCACCACGAACGCGACGGCCGGCACCACCACGATGCCGCCGGGGCCGAAGAGCGCCACCCACGGGACCGACAGCAGCGGCAGCAGTATGCGCGGGCGGTAGCTGAGCGTGAACGGCTTTGAGGCCCACAGGTAGTCGTACGGCTTGAACGTGCCGTGGTCGCGGATGTAGTCGAGCACGATCTGCTCGCCGTGGGCGTTGTCGTACCCCATGTAGTGATACGTGTAGATCAGGTACCACTGCGAGTCGGGGAAGATCTGGTGCGTCTTGGCGTACGTCCACACCATGGCGGTCACGGTGGCCGCGAGCACCACGAGAGCACCCCACGCGTACGGGCCGGACGGGCGGCGCCATCTCCGAGGCGTCTTGACGGGCTTCTCCTCGGCCGAGGGGGCCGGCACGACGGCCTCCTTTTTCTCCTTGGACGGGACGGCTCGCGTGACCGTCAGCTCACCCACCCGCTACGCTCCTCGCCTGGTCGCCATGCGTTTAGCCGTGCGCCGCCCTCTGGGCCGCGTCATGATACCGGAGCGTAGCTCCGCACAGTCGGTACAACCCCACCCGGTGCGGCGCAGCGCGGAGCGCTACCGGCGGACTACGCTCGACACGTGGCGCGTACGCACCTGGGCGGCAGTGAGGTAGGCGAGGCATGAGTGTTCGGCGGATCATGGGGACCGAGGTCGAGTACGGAATCTCGGTGCCCGGCCAGCCCGGGGCCAACCCGATGGTTACCTCTTCCCAGGTGGTCAATGCGTACGGGGCACGCCCCGAGCTGACCCGCGGCGGGCGGGCGCGCTGGGACTACGAGGAGGAGTCGCCGCTGCGGGACGCGCGCGGCTTCACGTACTCCGGGGCGGCTTACGACCCCGCTGAGGCGCTCGCCGACGAGGATCTGGGTTTGGCCAACGTGATCCTCACCAACGGCGCCCGGCTGTATGTGGACCACGCCCACCCCGAGTACTCGACGCCCGAAGTCACCAATCCGCTTGACTTGGTCAAGTGGGACAAGGCGGGCGAGCGGGTCATGGCCGAGGCGTCGCGGCGGGCCGCGACCATCCCGGGCACGCACCCGATCCACCTGTACAAGAACAACACCGACAACAAGGGTGCGAGCTACGGGGCGCACGAAAACTACCTGATGCGCCGCCAGACGGCGTTCGCCGACATCGTGGCGTACCTGACGCCGTTCTTCGTCACGCGGCAGATCGTGTGCGGCGCGGGGCGGGTGGGTCTCGGCCAGGACGGGTCGCAGCCCGGCTTCCAGATCTCGCAGCGGGCCGACTTCTTCGAGGTGGAGGTGGGGCTGGAGACCACCCTCAAGCGCCCGATCATCAACACCCGCGACGAGCCGCACGCGGACGCCGACAAGTACCGGCGGCTGCACGTCATCATCGGCGACGCCAACCTGTCCGAGATCTCCACGTACCTCAAGCTCGGCACCACCGCCCTCGTGCTCACGATGATCGAGGAGAAGGTGCTCACGCCCGACCTCGGCATCGCCGACCCGGTCTCCGAGCTCAAGGCGGTCAGCCACGACCCCACGCTGTCCCACCTCATGCGGCTGCGCGACGGGCGGCGGCTGACCGCGCTCGACCTGCAGTGGGCGTACTTCGAGCGGGCCAAGTCCTTTGTGGACGACCGGTACGGAGCGGACACCGACGCCGCCACCACCGACGTCCTCGCCCGGTGGGAGAGCGTCCTGGACCGCCTCGGCCGCGACCCGATGCTCTGCGCCGACGAGCTGGACTGGCTGGCCAAGCTGCGGCTGCTGGAGGGGTACCGCGAGCGCGAGAAGCT is from Phytohabitans houttuyneae and encodes:
- the arc gene encoding proteasome ATPase; amino-acid sequence: MARSDDADSRAARWEKEAHDLSTQVAFLQEELALVRRKLTESPRHVRQLEERLAATQAQLARLTENNERLVSTLKEARAQIVTLKEEIDRLAQPPSGYGVFLAKHDDGTVDVFTGGRKLRVAVSPSLDVDELRRGQEVLLNDALNIVDAFGYERVGEVVMLKEVLEHPAGGPGDRALVVSHADEERIVHLAETLIGSPLRAGDSLMIEPRSAYAYERIPKSEVEELVLEEVPDVGYEDIGGLHSQIEQIRDAVELPFLHSDLFREHQLRPPKGILLYGPPGCGKTMIAKAVANSLAKKIAEGRGEEKHTSYFLNIKGPELLNKYVGETERHIRLIFQRAREKAGEGTPVIVFFDEMDSVFRTRGSGVSSDVENTIVPQLLSEIDGVEGLENVIVIGASNREDMIDPAILRPGRLDVKIKIERPDAEAAKDIFSKYILTGLPLHPDDLTEHGGDAQATVGAMIEAVVLRMYSETEENRFLEVTYANGDKEVLYFKDFNSGAMIQNIVDRGKKMAIKEFLSSGRKGLRLQHLLDACVDEFRENEDLPNTTNPDDWARISGKKGERIVYIRTLVSGGKGAEAGRSIDTVSNTGQYL
- a CDS encoding sensor histidine kinase, producing the protein MARADAPTVGRSLVDGWRERLRLEPAGRRALGFDALLAVAVVLVEMVLTAFGPPDMRTAGWSATIGWSLAGCVALVLRRVATWTAVWVVLASLASSIVTRHQPLTMVIAILLVTYTVAAEFPLRRAAPTAALLWLPVFLLNAVTPADLRPTDMSAFYIAFLNGLMAMVCFLVGRTVHARRTSILALEERARAAEQNQRALAEQAVGDERRRIARELHDMVAHHVSVMGVLATGARRVLKRDADAADEALATIEDTSRATLREMRRLLDVLRTDAEPAAELSPQPGLAGIEALVEQVREAGLPVALRVDGTPGPLDSGVALAIFRIVQEALTNALKHAGNATAHVRLSFGVYWLIVEVFDTGRGPAPGSDQAVGHGLVGMRERVALYGGTLRTGPRPGGGFRVYAKIPMEQS
- a CDS encoding site-2 protease family protein encodes the protein MLGVPLYLNASMLLLAVLVTVIYGEFVRRELALSQAAGYAIGFGFVVCLLGSVLLHELGHALTARRYGIGVRGITLELLGGYTEMDRDAPSPKVDLYVSLAGPAVSLVLGVVATVATLALPDRTLVNQLAFQLAVSNIVVAVFNSLPGLPLDGGRALRAAVWAISNDRHLGTEVAGWVGRAVAIATAAAVALLTAVGVLSTFGLVFMLLVAFTMWQGAGQAIRVARISRRFPLIDVARLARPVFAVPTGTPLAEAQRRGTDAGRAGASIGVSDSAGRLVALVDRAAAAAVPAERRPWVAVDTVARGIDGIHTIPVGTSGEQVIKAVQAHPGAQYLVTAGDDVVGVLHVADLAQLLEPNRKLNT
- a CDS encoding RecB family exonuclease: MTVAELGEVGDVGEVAQEPVLPSLSPSRAADFKTCPLLYRFRTIDRLPEQPTRDQARGTLVHAVLERLFDLPPGERTHAAATGLVTPQWERLVDEAPPLGDLLTDTEREAFLASAGELLEGYFAVEDPSRLEPAERESLISAVVDERLLIRGYVDRLDVSPAGDLRVVDYKTGGAPREAFEARALFQLKFYALVLWRTRGVVPRILRLLYLRDREICDYAPDPEELVRFERTLLALWQAIDRATAERDFRPKPSRLCDWCSHQSLCPAFGGTPPPFPEREEQAVDGALIPQEDDRLTAGDEGEASRSG
- a CDS encoding response regulator, with amino-acid sequence MTQERPVRILLADDQPLLRTGFRMVLGAEDDLDIVGEAGDGSEAVDLARRLLPDVVLMDIRMPRLDGVAATRAIVDARLPVRVLILTTFDLDEYVVGALRAGASGFLAKDVPAEDLVTAIRTVAAGEAVVAPRILKRLLDRFADSLPDPSSTPPKALDSLTEREREVLIQVARGLSNAEIAGALSVSETTIKTHVGHVLTKLGLRDRVQAVVLAYETGLVRPGA
- a CDS encoding tRNA (adenine-N1)-methyltransferase gives rise to the protein MTAAISDDVDSVPAHRGPFRPGDRVQLTDPKGRMHTIVLEPGRSFHTHRGALEHDALIGLPDGSVVTSSGGTAYLALRPLLSDYVLSMPRGAQVIYPKDAAQIVAMGDIFPGAKVLEAGAGSGALSCSLLRAVGTAGELHSWEVRDDFAAIARKNVEAFFGGPHPAWNLHLGDVVECRETGFDRIILDMLTPWEALDLVERSLVPGGVFIGYVATVPQLSELVEALRERGCFTEPRAWESLVRDWHADGLAVRPDHRMIAHTAFLVSTRRLAPGVTAPPRRRKPSKGAEAYAARKAAAAAPPAPRGEEADTSG
- the dop gene encoding depupylase/deamidase Dop, with the translated sequence MSVRRIMGTEVEYGISVPGQPGANPMVTSSQVVNAYGARPELTRGGRARWDYEEESPLRDARGFTYSGAAYDPAEALADEDLGLANVILTNGARLYVDHAHPEYSTPEVTNPLDLVKWDKAGERVMAEASRRAATIPGTHPIHLYKNNTDNKGASYGAHENYLMRRQTAFADIVAYLTPFFVTRQIVCGAGRVGLGQDGSQPGFQISQRADFFEVEVGLETTLKRPIINTRDEPHADADKYRRLHVIIGDANLSEISTYLKLGTTALVLTMIEEKVLTPDLGIADPVSELKAVSHDPTLSHLMRLRDGRRLTALDLQWAYFERAKSFVDDRYGADTDAATTDVLARWESVLDRLGRDPMLCADELDWLAKLRLLEGYREREKLGWASHKLQLVDLQYSDVRPEKGLYHRLVARGSMKTLLDEEVTRRAMVDPPEDTRAYFRGRCLAQYASEVVAASWDSVIFDVGRESLVRVPMMEPERGTRKHVGALFDRCASAKDLLEAITGG